GGGGTTAGGGGGGCTGGAATTAGTCCAGCTAATTCCATCAAATCACCACCATTCAATGTATGAATGCATTGGGTTTGACAACACAATATCTCACCATTCAATGGTACAGATTTGATGGAATTgatggaataattccagccaatCTATTTCCGAGTTATAGACTCAGGATTTCATGTATCATGTATGTGAAACATGTAGACTTGACAACTGTGCtctgatttttatcattttcgtttcaGAAAAACTAAATTGAGGAAATGTTCAAGAAACCTGGGAAATAAGCCAAGCAGATCCACTAACTGAGGAACTTCCACAACATTCGCCAGAGTCAATCCCAGAAACAGCAAAAATCCAATTAAATGCCTACACAATCAACacaaaattaacccaaaacccacataaaaaaattaaataatcaaaatttacTACAAAAATATTCACTTACGTCCAAACATTAAGCGTCTCGTTGTGCCACCGGAACACACTGAACAGAGCTTCCTTGAGAGACCACTCGGCTCTGTAATACGTCAATATGAACTCATTGTCCTTCATATACTCCGGCAGCTCCCAAAACGACACCAAATTCCGTCTTTTCACTGACTTCTTCTGCTGATCTTTAATCTGGGTGTGTTCCattttcctctgttttcttcTATGCCAAACAGGTTTAGAGCTCATGATCTATCTGTCTTTACGGTTTCAATCCTGACGGGTTGGGGTTAGAGACGTGTTTGGTTGGTTAATATATAGGGAATTGTGATATTTGTCTTGCGTCTCTGTTTGTGAGCCTTATTAAATGCAGGATATTGGGCAACTGCAACAACCAACTGTACCTATTTAATTGAAGAGAGACTGCTGCTGTCTCCGTCCATTCATTGCTTGCAAAGAATTCCAGTTGTCATTTAGCTGTTAGGTTATCAATAAATTTTGAGTGTGGGCACATACCAAGTAATACATGAATTATTTCAAAAGGTGAATTTGTTAAGAAATCCATACAGATATTGTGCCAAGATCcacatttctttgtttttcttgaccGTCACCCTTATTACTTAAGCCCAGAAAACGCCTTAATGGATATTTGTAATATTATCCTCTCACACGATAATATTATCTGCTCTAGGGTTCCAATCATTGTAGATACATCGCGCCACTTTGACTACCCTGCAGACTCTTTTTGATGGGTCTAAGTACCATGTACGATGatccatgaagaacaaattcatgCGAGCCTGTGACTCAGAACGGATAATATCTTGAATGTGTTCGGGTTGTGAATTTCaacataattaaatatattttagtttatgatgtttcataaaaaaaaatgtgcaaTTTAGATGGTTGAATATGAGTGATGTTTTCCCATCTTGTGGGATGAGTAGACAACCTTATACATGCATTTGGGTGCATTTGGGTTTTCCTTTTGATTTCGTCAGTTTGGGAAAAGCGAGAGTAGGTAACCATACTTGGTGGAGCACCGGCCAACCACCAGAGGAATGCACTTGTAATTGTTTACACACTTTGTCCATGCTTTTGTATGTATGATGAGAAGCTTTGAGAAGCAAAGAATTTATGGGAAATCAATGAGAGCCTCCCAACAAACACACGGTGGGTGTCATTGGTGACTCAGATAACTCATCTCTGAAAGATTGTCTTAATCTGCAAGGTCCTGATACTGTCTCACAAAAGAAGTTTCAGGAGAAAATACTCTCTTCAACTGGCTTTTGTATAGAGGACCATATGCCAAAACCACATAAAAGATGTACAGAAGCCATGTAAAATAGTCTATATATGATGGTTTTCATTGAGAAAGGCCAAAAGGAGCCATTTCTGCAGGGGAAAACAATCCAAAAGAAGGTTTTAAAATGGGAAATGCTTTCTGGGTTTTTCTTTATCCAGACGATCAGGATGATTATTAACGATAGCGAAATAGACGAAAAGATCCTGAATGGATTCAAACATAGGGGTAGGGTCATGGTTGTGACATTTCAGCCCTTGAGGAGTCCCAATGACTCCACAGCATCACGAATATCAGAACTGCTCCAATCTTCAGGTGTCTGAACAACATTGGGGCTATCGAGTGAGATCACATCTGACAAAGGGTAGCTTCTGTTAGCATGCAATTCCTTACTAGCATTGTTACAAACTCCCTTCAATATAATGCTTTTGTGCATCCCGCCAAGTAACCCTTCGTAATCTGTGTCCCCACATTCTCCGACAAAAACCACCATCTTTGCCAACTCCACGCCCCATCTCACATATAGGTACCTGAAAAATCATCAAATTTCATCACCTGGCATAGACAATCGATTCATTGGTCTTAAAAGGTTCAAATATACATGAGTAATAGTTCGTACTTTTTAGGACCAAGAGATAAAAATGGTTACTCTTGGGAGTTCTCTGGAAGAGGAAGATATTAGAAGTAATTTTTGATTCAAAACAACAAAGTACTATGAGATGCCAATTATGTTGTGCTCAAATAGATCCATAACACTATATggcatattttcattttttttagaaagagaATGAAAATGGGGAGTTTACAGGGAGGAAAGCATGTCGAATCTCAAACCTTCTGAATTTTCATGTTCCACTGCTTATCAACAGTATCATGCCAGCCCAAACATATTAACAAACATGTTGAATTACACAAGAAGGGGAAGTTTTACAGTTGCTATAGAATAATATTCGACCATGAAATTTTAATTACAGATTACCTGGCTGGCTCTTCCGTTGGATAAACTAGTTCTAAGTAATGATGCTTGAATATATAAAGATAGATAGTTATTGTGAGAATTGAGCACAACATTTAagctaataaattaaataaataaggaaACATTGAGAAAAAGAACAATATACCTGAGGGCTTGAGAGCGAGATGATAATACAGGAATCACATTCATCCTTGTCCCATTCTGGCAATATATTACATGGCAACGCAAAGCTTGAATTCTCAGCAACTTGCGGAGTTCTTTAACAGTAGGAacctgaaaagaaaagagaccTGGCTCCATTACACCTTCCTGGGGAAGTTAGTACATATTGCTAAATACTATATATCTGCCTCAAAAGCTAGTACATATTGCTAAATACTGTATATCTGCTTCAAAAGCTTCCCCTCTATATGCAAGCCAACTATATGCCAATTCAAGAGGAAGCATACAGTTCTAAACCGAAGTAAAAGAAATTTTACCAGTCCCGGTTTATGCACATTGAAAGCATAACAGTAATTAGCTGAAAGTTGTTCAGCAGCAGTAATAACCCTCTCGTTATTGACAGCCTTTTTATCATTCACCGAAGCTGCCCACCGAACCAAAGTCTTCCTCAACCCTTCTCCACCCCATCGGTATTCAATGTGTGAGTGGTAATAGAAATCAATAACACTACGACCATCCTCTAGATTAGTTGGATAGTAGAGATCGCTACCACTATTGCAAATAAAAGCATCGAAATCACAAGGGGTGAACCCCCCAGAGACAAGAAATGACTGTATCTCAGAAATGGTCAAGGACGTTGACAATATGAACCCTATGGAGCCTTCAGTCCTTTCCTTTTCCACCGACCCAAAAATCTTTTTAGTGGCTTCAATAAGGCCTTCAATGGTGTCACAATCTGCAGCAATGACAAATAGATTTTTCCTCCTCCTCAAGGCCGGAAACTTACCACTGTTGGTATTTGAATCAGCTTTATCTGGGGACCCAGCCTTCCGGTTATCCTTTTGAATGCCCTTTGACCATGCCAAAACAGCATTCTCCAATTTAGTCTTTTTATCGGTAGAATTTCCTTCAGATTCAGAATTATCATTTCCACTAGCTCCACTTTTGTCTCCATCCAATGAAAAGTTCAAGTTCAAAGACATATCCTGTATGTCTCTCAAAGAATCACCAGGTGAATCTGATTCTGAATTTTCTTCTCCATCGTCACTTCTTTGCCATTGTGGATACCTAGGTTTACAACTGGCGATTCGAGATAAGTAAGTTTTGCAGTGCTCTGGCCATGAAAATAGGTGAATATTCTTCAAACCGTTCTGCCTACATCTTGCCCAAAGCTGCTTATCAGCAACAAGCTTTAGGAGAGCATCAGCTATGGATTGCTGATCATGAGGATCAATCAGAAGCCCATTGTCAAGTACCTGAAAGAATATCTCCAATAAACTAAGAAAATTGTAGTAGAAGTTACTCCAATCAATAATAGATTGTACTTCCTAATCAATATGCTACACCAACAAAGCATACCCGATGTATATCAACAGGACCTCCATTTTTTGTGGCAACAATAGGCAAACCATAAGCAGCTGCCtattcaatcaaaaaaaaaatggtttagaTCAAGTTTtggaatttaataataatacaaaataaACAATATAAAGTAAGCTGGACAAGGAGAGTTCATTAGTATAGAAGGTGTACCTCGATTAAGGTGAGCCCAAATGGCTCGATGAAAGCTGGGTTAATGAAAACACCCTGTAGAAAGGTAGGTTAAGAGTGAGAACTAACAAGAAAACCTgaatctatgtatatatatatatagagagagagagagggagggagggagagattcAAACGGTTAGCACACCACAATACCTGTTAAGTGTTAAGTGAAGTGAATTAAATCAAAATTAGAACTAAACTAGTGGACATATGACCACCGAGACtgaacaaatataatataactACACATCAAAAGAAATTGTAAGAAAGCATTGGTCATCCTCTGCCCTAGGTCACATATCAGTTAAAATAAAACCGAATGTCAAGAATATGTCAATATGGTTTAACAATTATGGAGGAACAATATAATAAATTGTTTACTAGAATAACTGGATGTGCCAGCCGAATGTTGAATTCTCAACAGATCACCAAGATTAAGGGGGAAAAAGATCACTGTTATAAAATCTTATCATGCAAGTAACAAGTGACTCAACATTTATCATTAGCGGACACCCATTATATCAAACTTCTGCTTTCACGAGCTGGATCATCGTACCAATAATAAACAGTATGGAcaatttattacaaaaaggtGTTACAAGAGTAGAGCAATTGACATTAGAAGCTGGCACTGAGACGATAAAGaggaaatgaaattaaaagaagaaaatgaaggcaGCTAAATCCAAATTACAGAAGGGAATGAACATTGAACAGTTATGATTCTTTAATATTTTACCATTTTTTCCTATGTGAATCTCAATCAAGGAAATCATCAATGTTCAACCTGACACGAACAATGTAACATACCTTTGTCTTTGCTGCTAGGCGGTAGATGTCTGGAACATCAGATTGTTTGTGATGTTTAGGGTACGCCACATGCCCATACAGATCATATTTGTCAATAAGCTTTAGTACTGAAAGAAGCACAGAAG
This genomic window from Tripterygium wilfordii isolate XIE 37 chromosome 9, ASM1340144v1, whole genome shotgun sequence contains:
- the LOC120005548 gene encoding probable sucrose-phosphate synthase 1: MAGNDWISSYLEAILDVGPPLDEAKSSLLLRERGRFSPTRYFVEEVITGFDETDLHRSWVRAQATRSPLERNTRLENLCWRIWNLARQKKQLEGELAQRNAKRCIERERGRREATADMSEDLSEGEKGDLVSDVSAHGESNRGRLPRHNSVEAMEMWASQQKGKKLYIVLISIHGLIRGENMELGRDSDTGGQVKYVVELARALALMPGVYRVDLLTRQVSSPEVDWSYGEPTEMLTLRNSEDFDEEMGESSGAYIVRIPFGPRDKYIAKEFLWPHIPEFVDGALNHIIQMSKVLGEQIGGGKAVWPVAIHGHYADAGDSVALLSGALNVPMLFTGHSLGRDKLEQLLKQGRLSRDEINTTYKIMRRIEAEELSLDSSEIVITSTRQEIDEQWRLYDGFDPILERKIRARIRRNVSSYGRFMPRMAVIPPGMEFHHIVPQEGDMDGETEWNEDHPTSPDPLIWAEIMRFFTNPRKPMILALARPDPKKNIMTLVKAFGECRPLRDLANLTLIMGNRDGIDEMSSTNSSVLLSVLKLIDKYDLYGHVAYPKHHKQSDVPDIYRLAAKTKGVFINPAFIEPFGLTLIEAAAYGLPIVATKNGGPVDIHRVLDNGLLIDPHDQQSIADALLKLVADKQLWARCRQNGLKNIHLFSWPEHCKTYLSRIASCKPRYPQWQRSDDGEENSESDSPGDSLRDIQDMSLNLNFSLDGDKSGASGNDNSESEGNSTDKKTKLENAVLAWSKGIQKDNRKAGSPDKADSNTNSGKFPALRRRKNLFVIAADCDTIEGLIEATKKIFGSVEKERTEGSIGFILSTSLTISEIQSFLVSGGFTPCDFDAFICNSGSDLYYPTNLEDGRSVIDFYYHSHIEYRWGGEGLRKTLVRWAASVNDKKAVNNERVITAAEQLSANYCYAFNVHKPGLVPTVKELRKLLRIQALRCHVIYCQNGTRMNVIPVLSSRSQALRYLYVRWGVELAKMVVFVGECGDTDYEGLLGGMHKSIILKGVCNNASKELHANRSYPLSDVISLDSPNVVQTPEDWSSSDIRDAVESLGLLKG